The Aspergillus flavus chromosome 6, complete sequence nucleotide sequence AAGACCGGTTGAGCAGGTGCAAAATCAGAGTAGAATGCTTTATGATAGTAATCCTATGCTCATGCTTCTCGACTCTCTCGAGCAGCATCTCGCTGCCGCCGGCTTCTGCCCGAGCCCGCAGACCTGTGACACGTTAGAGTACGCTCTTCCGAATTGTCTTTTTCACCAAGAAAACTTACATGCTAATCCGTCGAGCCACGGTAGCCAATCCAGCGTCGTTGTCTGCCTCACGTTGAGCACGCTCCAGGGCAGCTTGTCTTTCCTCCTCACTCCGCTTATAAACCTCTTCACTACTTGGGGGCAGACGCTCGTTTTGCAAGTCAACCTTACGGGCATCCTCGAAGTTCGTGATGGCCTGCTTAATTCCCTCTGCTCCCAGCATCAAAGTACCCGCGGGAAGGCGACCACCGGTAGCTGTCTTAAGTTCTGTGACCCTTTCGGACTCCTCACGCAACACCTGGAAGACTCGTGAAAGACGACCGATGGCAAGAATCTTGTTCTTAATTGCACGTCGCTTGAATTCACTGGATTCGACGTCCATCGGAACAGGGGGAGAGGGCGGGCCCGTAGGTGAAACGGTCGTAGGAGTATCATCTTCCAATTCCTCCTTGGAGCAGGTATTAAGGATAGCAATCAGCATATCGGTAATCTTCTCTCCGACGAAGGGAAGAGACCAGGTGAACACATCCATGAAGTTTGGCAGCCAGTACGGGTGAGGAGTGCAGTTGAATTGACGGATATTCATCACGTTGTTCTCGTACTTTAGGACAGCAGCTTTGTTGTTGTACACATCCAAATAGTTCGGCGCACTGAAGATGGTCATCACGCTAGGGAAACCGGTGGTTCTTGTTTTCCGATACATGCGGTATCCGGCATCCTGAGCCTCGTGGGCACGGATAATGGAGAGGAGGTTGTTCTTTTCCAGGAAAGCGCAGGCGGCGGGGTACGAGAAGAAGTAGGAGCATCCTCGAACACTGTTGTGGACGAAATAGTCACCAGTCTTCTCCTG carries:
- a CDS encoding serine/threonine-protein phosphatase 2B catalytic subunit (serine-threonine phosphatase 2B, catalytic subunit) — translated: MDRTIARAVTEKKPVPEIDFTLHTMEDGTQVSTLERVVKEVQAPALQTPTDEQFWSPEDPSKPNLQFLKQHFYREGRLTEDQALWIIQAGTQLLKAEPNLLEMDAPITVCGDVHGQYYDLMKLFEVGGDPSETRYLFLGDYVDRGYFSIECVLYLWSLKIWYPNTLWLLRGNHECRHLTDYFTFKLECKHKYSERIYEACIESFCSLPLAAVMNKQFLCIHGGLSPELHTLEDIKSIDRFREPPTHGLMCDLLWADPLEEFGQEKTGDYFVHNSVRGCSYFFSYPAACAFLEKNNLLSIIRAHEAQDAGYRMYRKTRTTGFPSVMTIFSAPNYLDVYNNKAAVLKYENNVMNIRQFNCTPHPYWLPNFMDVFTWSLPFVGEKITDMLIAILNTCSKEELEDDTPTTVSPTGPPSPPVPMDVESSEFKRRAIKNKILAIGRLSRVFQVLREESERVTELKTATGGRLPAGTLMLGAEGIKQAITNFEDARKVDLQNERLPPSSEEVYKRSEEERQAALERAQREADNDAGLATVARRISMSAGSGRSRRQRDAARESREA